The Manihot esculenta cultivar AM560-2 chromosome 11, M.esculenta_v8, whole genome shotgun sequence genome includes a region encoding these proteins:
- the LOC110626285 gene encoding alanine--tRNA ligase isoform X3 produces MKRISRASSSLCLGLHSLTHKGPALRALISLVAVAARVSPGQPLNAYFSSSYSSSSLRIPVMPGLDPTELEWPAKKVRDTFIKFFEDKNHVRWKSSPVVPLNDPTLLFVNAGMNQYKPIFLGTADPNTALSKLTRACNTQKCIRAGGKHNDLDDVGKDTYHHTFFEMLGNWSFGDYFKKEAIEWAWELLTKVYKLPADRLYATYFGGDEKAGLAPDTEARDIWLQFLPPGRVLPFGCKDNFWEMGDTGPCGPCTEIHYDRVGNRDAELLVNNDDPTCIEIWNLVFIQFNRESDGSLKSLPAKHVDTGLGFERLTSVLQSKMSNYDTDVFMPIFDAIQQATGARPYSGKVGLDDVDKVDMAYRVVADHIRTLSVAIADGACPGNEGREYVLRRILRRAVRYGSEVLNAQAGFFSGLVNVFVKVMGDVFPELKQNEKHIREIIAEEEASFGKTLLKGIEKFKKAAQEVQGKVLSGQDAFVLWDTYGFPLDLTQLMAEERGLRVDVEGFNNAMDEARERSRNAQNKQAGGDIVMDADATSALHKKGISITEDSSKFTWFQDHESVIKAIYNGSEFLETSNNGNEVGIVLESTSFYAEQGGQIFDTGSLEGTFGSFQVSNVQIFGGFILHIGSLTGEGKFFVDDKVICKVDYERRKLIAPNHTCTHMLNFALREVLGNHVDQKGSIVLPEKLRFDFSHCKPVDPDHLRKIESIVNEQIKAELEVSAKEATLSEAKRINGLRAVFGEVYPDPVRVVAIGRKVEELLADPDNKEWLSISAELCGGTHISNTREAKAFALLSEEGIAKGIRRITAVTTDGAFKALELASSLEQEVDEASKMDGSLLEKASA; encoded by the exons ATGAAGAGAATATCAAGAGCATCATCATCTCTTTGTCTGGGTCTTCACTCGCTTACTCATAAAGGCCCTGCTCTTCGTGCTCTCATTTCCTTGGTGGCGGTTGCTGCTAGGGTTTCCCCGGGTCAGCCGCTAAACGCTTACTTCTCATCATCTTATTCGTCTTCATCGCTTAGAATTCCAGTCATGCCGGGTTTAGATCCAACGGAGCTCGAGTGGCCGGCGAAGAAAGTCAGAGACACTTTCATTAAGTTCTTTGAGGATAAAAATCACGTTCGCTGGAAATCAAGTCCTGTTGTTCCTCTCAATGACCCCACTCTCCTCTTTGTTAATGCTG GCATGAATCAATACAAGCCTATTTTTTTGGGGACTGCTGACCCCAACACCGCCTTGAGTAAGCTAACACGGGCATGCAACACCCAGAAGTGCATTCGTGCAGGTGGGAAGCATAATGATCTTGATGATGTGGGGAAGGACACTTACCACCATACTTTCTTTGAGATGTTGGGAAATTGGTCCTTTGGTGATTATTTCAAGAAAGAGGCGATTGAGTGGGCCTGGGAGCTTTTAACTAAG GTGTATAAGTTGCCTGCTGATCGGTTATATGCTACCTATTTTGGTGGTGATGAGAAAGCTGGTCTTGCTCCTGATACTGAAGCAAGAGATATATGGCTCCAATTTCTTCCACCTGGACGTGTGCTACCATTTGGTTGTAAA GATAATTTTTGGGAAATGGGTGATACTGGTCCATGTGGCCCTTGTACCGAAATACATTATGATAGAGTTGGTAATCGCGACGCAGAATTATTGGTTAATAATGATGATCCTACGTGCATTGAGATATGGAACCTTGTCTTTATTCAG TTCAATAGGGAAAGTGATGGTTCCTTGAAATCTCTTCCTGCCAAGCATGTTGACACAGGACTAGGTTTTGAGAGATTGACTTCTGTACTTCAGAGCAAGATGAGCAATTATGATACTGATGTGTTCATGCCCATCTTTGATGCTATCCAGCAG GCAACAGGGGCACGACCTTACTCTGGAAAGGTTGGTCTTGATGATGTAGACAAGGTTGATATGGCCTACAGGGTTGTTGCTGATCACATTAGGACACTCTCAGTTGCCATTGCTGATGGTGCTTGTCCAG GCAATGAGGGTCGTGAGTACGTTCTCCGACGGATTTTACGCCGAGCTGTTCGGTATGGAAGTGAGGTCTTGAATGCTCAAGCAGGATTTTTTAGTGG GCTAGTGAATGTCTTTGTGAAAGTGATGGGTGATGTTTTCCCAGAGCTAAAACAAAATGAGAAACATATTAGAGAAAtaattgcagaagaggaagcaagttttggaaagaCTTTGCTTAAG GGAATTGAGAAATTTAAGAAGGCTGCGCAGGAGGTTCAGGGGAAGGTATTGAGTGGACAG GATGCATTTGTCTTGTGGGACACATATGGCTTCCCATTAGATTTGACACAG TTGATGGCAGAAGAAAGAGGACTTCGAGTTGATGTTGAGGGTTTCAATAATGCCATGGATGAGGCAAGGGAAAGATCAAGGAATGCCCAAAATAAG CAAGCTGGTGGTGATATTGTCATGGATGCTGATGCCACATCTGCATTGCATAAGAAGGGTATTTCTATAACAGAGGATTCCTCTAAATTTACATGGTTCCAG GATCATGAAAGTGTAATAAAAGCCATCTATAATGGTTCGGAGTTCTTGGAAACTTCTAACAATGGCAATGAAGTTGGTATAGTTTTGGAATCCACTAGTTTCTATGCTGAGCAAGGTGGTCAG ATTTTTGATACTGGATCACTTGAAGGAACTTTTGGGTCATTCCAAGTTTCCAATGTCCAAATTTTTGGAGGATTTATTCTTCATATTGGTTCTCTTACTGGAGAAGGCAAATTCTTTGTGGATGATAAAGTTATCTGTAAG GTGGATTATGAAAGGCGTAAACTCATTGCCCCAAACCATACATGTACACACATGTTGAATTTTGCTCTCAGG GAAGTGCTTGGAAATCATGTTGATCAGAAGGGATCAATTGTTCTTCCTGAAAAATTAAGATTTGATTTTTCTCATT GCAAGCCGGTGGATCCTGACCATTTGAGAAAGATTGAATCTATTGTGAACGAGCAAATCAAAGCAGAATTAGAAGTATCCGCAAAGGAAGCAACTCTTTCTGAAGCCAAGCGGATCAATGGTTTACGAGCTGTTTTTGGAGAG GTCTATCCGGACCCAGTTAGAGTTGTGGCTATTGGTCGAAAAGTTGAGGAACTCCTAGCTGATCCAGACAATAAGGAGTGGCTGTCAATCTCAGCAGAATTGTGTGGAG GGACGCATATTTCAAATACAAGGGAAGCAAAGGCATTTGCCTTGTTATCAGAGGAGGGGATTGCAAAAGGAATTCGAAGAATAACTGCTGTGACAACTGATGGTGCTTTTAAGGCATTGGAGCTAGCATCTTCACTTGAGCAGGAAGTTGATGAGGCATCCAAGATGGATGGAAGCTTGCTGGAAAAG GCGAGCGCCTAG
- the LOC110626285 gene encoding alanine--tRNA ligase isoform X1: protein MKRISRASSSLCLGLHSLTHKGPALRALISLVAVAARVSPGQPLNAYFSSSYSSSSLRIPVMPGLDPTELEWPAKKVRDTFIKFFEDKNHVRWKSSPVVPLNDPTLLFVNAGMNQYKPIFLGTADPNTALSKLTRACNTQKCIRAGGKHNDLDDVGKDTYHHTFFEMLGNWSFGDYFKKEAIEWAWELLTKVYKLPADRLYATYFGGDEKAGLAPDTEARDIWLQFLPPGRVLPFGCKDNFWEMGDTGPCGPCTEIHYDRVGNRDAELLVNNDDPTCIEIWNLVFIQFNRESDGSLKSLPAKHVDTGLGFERLTSVLQSKMSNYDTDVFMPIFDAIQQATGARPYSGKVGLDDVDKVDMAYRVVADHIRTLSVAIADGACPGNEGREYVLRRILRRAVRYGSEVLNAQAGFFSGLVNVFVKVMGDVFPELKQNEKHIREIIAEEEASFGKTLLKGIEKFKKAAQEVQGKVLSGQDAFVLWDTYGFPLDLTQLMAEERGLRVDVEGFNNAMDEARERSRNAQNKQAGGDIVMDADATSALHKKGISITEDSSKFTWFQDHESVIKAIYNGSEFLETSNNGNEVGIVLESTSFYAEQGGQIFDTGSLEGTFGSFQVSNVQIFGGFILHIGSLTGEGKFFVDDKVICKVDYERRKLIAPNHTCTHMLNFALREVLGNHVDQKGSIVLPEKLRFDFSHCKPVDPDHLRKIESIVNEQIKAELEVSAKEATLSEAKRINGLRAVFGEVYPDPVRVVAIGRKVEELLADPDNKEWLSISAELCGGTHISNTREAKAFALLSEEGIAKGIRRITAVTTDGAFKALELASSLEQEVDEASKMDGSLLEKKVASLKSRVDSAPIPAAKKADIRSKISVLQNQVRKAQKKIAEENMQKAVKVATEMAEVAASEGKQFCISRVDVGLDAAAVREAVLKASEKGLSIMVFSMDETTNKVVVCAGVPEKSDKSKKLEVSEWLTTALQPLNGRCGKGKGGLATGQGTDGVHVNKAMDLAATFARLKLT from the exons ATGAAGAGAATATCAAGAGCATCATCATCTCTTTGTCTGGGTCTTCACTCGCTTACTCATAAAGGCCCTGCTCTTCGTGCTCTCATTTCCTTGGTGGCGGTTGCTGCTAGGGTTTCCCCGGGTCAGCCGCTAAACGCTTACTTCTCATCATCTTATTCGTCTTCATCGCTTAGAATTCCAGTCATGCCGGGTTTAGATCCAACGGAGCTCGAGTGGCCGGCGAAGAAAGTCAGAGACACTTTCATTAAGTTCTTTGAGGATAAAAATCACGTTCGCTGGAAATCAAGTCCTGTTGTTCCTCTCAATGACCCCACTCTCCTCTTTGTTAATGCTG GCATGAATCAATACAAGCCTATTTTTTTGGGGACTGCTGACCCCAACACCGCCTTGAGTAAGCTAACACGGGCATGCAACACCCAGAAGTGCATTCGTGCAGGTGGGAAGCATAATGATCTTGATGATGTGGGGAAGGACACTTACCACCATACTTTCTTTGAGATGTTGGGAAATTGGTCCTTTGGTGATTATTTCAAGAAAGAGGCGATTGAGTGGGCCTGGGAGCTTTTAACTAAG GTGTATAAGTTGCCTGCTGATCGGTTATATGCTACCTATTTTGGTGGTGATGAGAAAGCTGGTCTTGCTCCTGATACTGAAGCAAGAGATATATGGCTCCAATTTCTTCCACCTGGACGTGTGCTACCATTTGGTTGTAAA GATAATTTTTGGGAAATGGGTGATACTGGTCCATGTGGCCCTTGTACCGAAATACATTATGATAGAGTTGGTAATCGCGACGCAGAATTATTGGTTAATAATGATGATCCTACGTGCATTGAGATATGGAACCTTGTCTTTATTCAG TTCAATAGGGAAAGTGATGGTTCCTTGAAATCTCTTCCTGCCAAGCATGTTGACACAGGACTAGGTTTTGAGAGATTGACTTCTGTACTTCAGAGCAAGATGAGCAATTATGATACTGATGTGTTCATGCCCATCTTTGATGCTATCCAGCAG GCAACAGGGGCACGACCTTACTCTGGAAAGGTTGGTCTTGATGATGTAGACAAGGTTGATATGGCCTACAGGGTTGTTGCTGATCACATTAGGACACTCTCAGTTGCCATTGCTGATGGTGCTTGTCCAG GCAATGAGGGTCGTGAGTACGTTCTCCGACGGATTTTACGCCGAGCTGTTCGGTATGGAAGTGAGGTCTTGAATGCTCAAGCAGGATTTTTTAGTGG GCTAGTGAATGTCTTTGTGAAAGTGATGGGTGATGTTTTCCCAGAGCTAAAACAAAATGAGAAACATATTAGAGAAAtaattgcagaagaggaagcaagttttggaaagaCTTTGCTTAAG GGAATTGAGAAATTTAAGAAGGCTGCGCAGGAGGTTCAGGGGAAGGTATTGAGTGGACAG GATGCATTTGTCTTGTGGGACACATATGGCTTCCCATTAGATTTGACACAG TTGATGGCAGAAGAAAGAGGACTTCGAGTTGATGTTGAGGGTTTCAATAATGCCATGGATGAGGCAAGGGAAAGATCAAGGAATGCCCAAAATAAG CAAGCTGGTGGTGATATTGTCATGGATGCTGATGCCACATCTGCATTGCATAAGAAGGGTATTTCTATAACAGAGGATTCCTCTAAATTTACATGGTTCCAG GATCATGAAAGTGTAATAAAAGCCATCTATAATGGTTCGGAGTTCTTGGAAACTTCTAACAATGGCAATGAAGTTGGTATAGTTTTGGAATCCACTAGTTTCTATGCTGAGCAAGGTGGTCAG ATTTTTGATACTGGATCACTTGAAGGAACTTTTGGGTCATTCCAAGTTTCCAATGTCCAAATTTTTGGAGGATTTATTCTTCATATTGGTTCTCTTACTGGAGAAGGCAAATTCTTTGTGGATGATAAAGTTATCTGTAAG GTGGATTATGAAAGGCGTAAACTCATTGCCCCAAACCATACATGTACACACATGTTGAATTTTGCTCTCAGG GAAGTGCTTGGAAATCATGTTGATCAGAAGGGATCAATTGTTCTTCCTGAAAAATTAAGATTTGATTTTTCTCATT GCAAGCCGGTGGATCCTGACCATTTGAGAAAGATTGAATCTATTGTGAACGAGCAAATCAAAGCAGAATTAGAAGTATCCGCAAAGGAAGCAACTCTTTCTGAAGCCAAGCGGATCAATGGTTTACGAGCTGTTTTTGGAGAG GTCTATCCGGACCCAGTTAGAGTTGTGGCTATTGGTCGAAAAGTTGAGGAACTCCTAGCTGATCCAGACAATAAGGAGTGGCTGTCAATCTCAGCAGAATTGTGTGGAG GGACGCATATTTCAAATACAAGGGAAGCAAAGGCATTTGCCTTGTTATCAGAGGAGGGGATTGCAAAAGGAATTCGAAGAATAACTGCTGTGACAACTGATGGTGCTTTTAAGGCATTGGAGCTAGCATCTTCACTTGAGCAGGAAGTTGATGAGGCATCCAAGATGGATGGAAGCTTGCTGGAAAAG AAAGTAGCCTCTTTAAAAAGTCGTGTGGACTCGGCACCTATTCCAGCAGCCAAGAAAGCTGACATTAGGTCTAAGATATCTGTTCTTCAG AATCAAGTAAGAAAAGCACAAAAGAAGATTGCTGAAGAAAATATGCAGAAGGCTGTCAAGGTTGCAACAGAGATGGCTGAAGTTGCTGCTTCAGAAGGGAAGCAATTCTGCATTTCTCGTGTTGATGTAGGTCTAGATGCAGCTGCTGTCCGTGAGGCAGTTTTGAAAGCCTCAGAGAAG GGGCTTTCAATTATGGTTTTCAGTATGGATGAAACTACAAACAAGGTTGTGGTGTGTGCGGGAGTACCAGAAAAGTCGGACAAGAGCAAAAAGCTGGAGGTGTCTGAGTGGTTAACTACTGCATTGCAGCCGCTGAATGGGAGGTGTGGTAAAGGGAAAGGGGGTCTTGCCACAGGCCAG GGAACGGATGGAGTACATGTTAACAAGGCTATGGATTTGGCAGCCACGTTTGCGCGGTTGAAGTTGACGTGA
- the LOC110626285 gene encoding alanine--tRNA ligase isoform X2: MKRISRASSSLCLGLHSLTHKGPALRALISLVAVAARVSPGQPLNAYFSSSYSSSSLRIPVMPGLDPTELEWPAKKVRDTFIKFFEDKNHVRWKSSPVVPLNDPTLLFVNAGMNQYKPIFLGTADPNTALSKLTRACNTQKCIRAGGKHNDLDDVGKDTYHHTFFEMLGNWSFGDYFKKEAIEWAWELLTKVYKLPADRLYATYFGGDEKAGLAPDTEARDIWLQFLPPGRVLPFGCKDNFWEMGDTGPCGPCTEIHYDRVGNRDAELLVNNDDPTCIEIWNLVFIQFNRESDGSLKSLPAKHVDTGLGFERLTSVLQSKMSNYDTDVFMPIFDAIQQATGARPYSGKVGLDDVDKVDMAYRVVADHIRTLSVAIADGACPGNEGREYVLRRILRRAVRYGSEVLNAQAGFFSGLVNVFVKVMGDVFPELKQNEKHIREIIAEEEASFGKTLLKGIEKFKKAAQEVQGKVLSGQDAFVLWDTYGFPLDLTQLMAEERGLRVDVEGFNNAMDEARERSRNAQNKQAGGDIVMDADATSALHKKGISITEDSSKFTWFQDHESVIKAIYNGSEFLETSNNGNEVGIVLESTSFYAEQGGQIFDTGSLEGTFGSFQVSNVQIFGGFILHIGSLTGEGKFFVDDKVICKVDYERRKLIAPNHTCTHMLNFALREVLGNHVDQKGSIVLPEKLRFDFSHCKPVDPDHLRKIESIVNEQIKAELEVSAKEATLSEAKRINGLRAVFGEVYPDPVRVVAIGRKVEELLADPDNKEWLSISAELCGGTHISNTREAKAFALLSEEGIAKGIRRITAVTTDGAFKALELASSLEQEVDEASKMDGSLLEKAMHI; encoded by the exons ATGAAGAGAATATCAAGAGCATCATCATCTCTTTGTCTGGGTCTTCACTCGCTTACTCATAAAGGCCCTGCTCTTCGTGCTCTCATTTCCTTGGTGGCGGTTGCTGCTAGGGTTTCCCCGGGTCAGCCGCTAAACGCTTACTTCTCATCATCTTATTCGTCTTCATCGCTTAGAATTCCAGTCATGCCGGGTTTAGATCCAACGGAGCTCGAGTGGCCGGCGAAGAAAGTCAGAGACACTTTCATTAAGTTCTTTGAGGATAAAAATCACGTTCGCTGGAAATCAAGTCCTGTTGTTCCTCTCAATGACCCCACTCTCCTCTTTGTTAATGCTG GCATGAATCAATACAAGCCTATTTTTTTGGGGACTGCTGACCCCAACACCGCCTTGAGTAAGCTAACACGGGCATGCAACACCCAGAAGTGCATTCGTGCAGGTGGGAAGCATAATGATCTTGATGATGTGGGGAAGGACACTTACCACCATACTTTCTTTGAGATGTTGGGAAATTGGTCCTTTGGTGATTATTTCAAGAAAGAGGCGATTGAGTGGGCCTGGGAGCTTTTAACTAAG GTGTATAAGTTGCCTGCTGATCGGTTATATGCTACCTATTTTGGTGGTGATGAGAAAGCTGGTCTTGCTCCTGATACTGAAGCAAGAGATATATGGCTCCAATTTCTTCCACCTGGACGTGTGCTACCATTTGGTTGTAAA GATAATTTTTGGGAAATGGGTGATACTGGTCCATGTGGCCCTTGTACCGAAATACATTATGATAGAGTTGGTAATCGCGACGCAGAATTATTGGTTAATAATGATGATCCTACGTGCATTGAGATATGGAACCTTGTCTTTATTCAG TTCAATAGGGAAAGTGATGGTTCCTTGAAATCTCTTCCTGCCAAGCATGTTGACACAGGACTAGGTTTTGAGAGATTGACTTCTGTACTTCAGAGCAAGATGAGCAATTATGATACTGATGTGTTCATGCCCATCTTTGATGCTATCCAGCAG GCAACAGGGGCACGACCTTACTCTGGAAAGGTTGGTCTTGATGATGTAGACAAGGTTGATATGGCCTACAGGGTTGTTGCTGATCACATTAGGACACTCTCAGTTGCCATTGCTGATGGTGCTTGTCCAG GCAATGAGGGTCGTGAGTACGTTCTCCGACGGATTTTACGCCGAGCTGTTCGGTATGGAAGTGAGGTCTTGAATGCTCAAGCAGGATTTTTTAGTGG GCTAGTGAATGTCTTTGTGAAAGTGATGGGTGATGTTTTCCCAGAGCTAAAACAAAATGAGAAACATATTAGAGAAAtaattgcagaagaggaagcaagttttggaaagaCTTTGCTTAAG GGAATTGAGAAATTTAAGAAGGCTGCGCAGGAGGTTCAGGGGAAGGTATTGAGTGGACAG GATGCATTTGTCTTGTGGGACACATATGGCTTCCCATTAGATTTGACACAG TTGATGGCAGAAGAAAGAGGACTTCGAGTTGATGTTGAGGGTTTCAATAATGCCATGGATGAGGCAAGGGAAAGATCAAGGAATGCCCAAAATAAG CAAGCTGGTGGTGATATTGTCATGGATGCTGATGCCACATCTGCATTGCATAAGAAGGGTATTTCTATAACAGAGGATTCCTCTAAATTTACATGGTTCCAG GATCATGAAAGTGTAATAAAAGCCATCTATAATGGTTCGGAGTTCTTGGAAACTTCTAACAATGGCAATGAAGTTGGTATAGTTTTGGAATCCACTAGTTTCTATGCTGAGCAAGGTGGTCAG ATTTTTGATACTGGATCACTTGAAGGAACTTTTGGGTCATTCCAAGTTTCCAATGTCCAAATTTTTGGAGGATTTATTCTTCATATTGGTTCTCTTACTGGAGAAGGCAAATTCTTTGTGGATGATAAAGTTATCTGTAAG GTGGATTATGAAAGGCGTAAACTCATTGCCCCAAACCATACATGTACACACATGTTGAATTTTGCTCTCAGG GAAGTGCTTGGAAATCATGTTGATCAGAAGGGATCAATTGTTCTTCCTGAAAAATTAAGATTTGATTTTTCTCATT GCAAGCCGGTGGATCCTGACCATTTGAGAAAGATTGAATCTATTGTGAACGAGCAAATCAAAGCAGAATTAGAAGTATCCGCAAAGGAAGCAACTCTTTCTGAAGCCAAGCGGATCAATGGTTTACGAGCTGTTTTTGGAGAG GTCTATCCGGACCCAGTTAGAGTTGTGGCTATTGGTCGAAAAGTTGAGGAACTCCTAGCTGATCCAGACAATAAGGAGTGGCTGTCAATCTCAGCAGAATTGTGTGGAG GGACGCATATTTCAAATACAAGGGAAGCAAAGGCATTTGCCTTGTTATCAGAGGAGGGGATTGCAAAAGGAATTCGAAGAATAACTGCTGTGACAACTGATGGTGCTTTTAAGGCATTGGAGCTAGCATCTTCACTTGAGCAGGAAGTTGATGAGGCATCCAAGATGGATGGAAGCTTGCTGGAAAAG GCAATGCATATCTGA